The Nocardioides sp. S5 genome includes a window with the following:
- a CDS encoding undecaprenyl-diphosphate phosphatase, with protein sequence MIDLLKAVVLGIIQGLTEFLPISSSAHLRIFPELFGWGDPGAAFTAVIQIGTELAVLIYFRKDIWRIGSAWVRSLFQPEYRGTLDARMGWYIIVGSLPIVVLGVLLKDIIEDDFRNLWIIGTTLIVMGVVLGIADRVGRTDRPLGKLTMRDAVLMGAAQAMALIPGVSRSGATISMGRFLGFEREAATRFAFLLAIPAVVGAGLFELKEIPNGDNTYGWGPTITATVVSFVVGYAAIAWLLRYVSTRSYTPFVVYRILLGAGTLILLGAGVLSA encoded by the coding sequence GTGATCGATCTCCTCAAGGCAGTGGTCCTCGGCATCATCCAGGGGCTGACCGAGTTCCTGCCGATCTCGAGCAGCGCCCACCTGCGGATCTTCCCCGAGCTGTTCGGCTGGGGCGACCCGGGAGCGGCCTTCACCGCCGTCATCCAGATCGGCACCGAGCTCGCGGTGCTCATCTACTTCCGCAAGGACATCTGGCGCATCGGCAGCGCGTGGGTGCGTTCGCTCTTCCAGCCGGAGTACCGCGGCACGCTCGACGCCCGGATGGGGTGGTACATCATCGTCGGCTCGCTGCCGATCGTGGTGCTCGGAGTGCTGCTGAAGGACATCATCGAGGACGACTTCCGCAACCTCTGGATCATCGGCACCACGCTGATCGTGATGGGTGTCGTGCTGGGCATCGCCGACCGCGTCGGCCGCACCGACCGCCCGCTCGGCAAGCTCACGATGAGGGACGCGGTGCTGATGGGCGCCGCCCAGGCGATGGCCCTCATCCCCGGCGTCTCGCGCTCGGGCGCCACGATCTCGATGGGCCGCTTCCTCGGCTTCGAGCGCGAGGCCGCCACGCGCTTCGCCTTCCTGCTGGCGATCCCGGCGGTCGTGGGTGCGGGCCTGTTCGAGCTCAAGGAGATCCCGAACGGCGACAACACCTACGGCTGGGGCCCGACGATCACCGCCACCGTCGTCTCCTTCGTCGTGGGGTACGCCGCCATCGCCTGGCTGCTGCGCTACGTCAGCACCCGCTCCTACACGCCGTTCGTCGTCTACCGGATCCTCCTGGGCGCCGGCACGCTCATCCTGCTCGGTGCAGGCGTGCTGAGCGCCTGA
- a CDS encoding MFS transporter → MAVTPPSPTAWRVVWWFGFVSLAADMVYEGARSVYGPLLAALGASAVVVGLVTGAGEAVALVLRLAFGPIADRTRRYWTLTIVGYGLTAICVPLLAIAPRLGVAGLGFATTMILLERFGKAVRSPSKSALLAQAASGVGRGRGFGVHKALDQVGAFAGPLVVAGVVAISSLWAGMAVLAVPGAIAMVLLLALRRRVPDPGVYDVAPAPPRPGAGERRGWWAEAVGAGLSGDFFRYAVAASLTTGALVTFGIIGYHLTVEGLVPVAAVPVLYAAAMGVEAVAALVVGAVYDRAGPRVLLLVPFLVALVPALALGSALAAVLAGVLAWGIAQGVQDSTVKAVVADLVEAPRRATAYGVFAGIQGLLAIVGGVGAGWLYERSLVALVVVVALTQLVALGLLLDTFRRSARLHRAG, encoded by the coding sequence GTGGCTGTGACGCCTCCGTCCCCGACGGCCTGGCGTGTGGTGTGGTGGTTCGGCTTCGTCAGCCTGGCCGCCGACATGGTCTACGAGGGCGCCCGCTCGGTCTACGGACCGCTGCTGGCGGCGCTGGGGGCCTCGGCGGTCGTCGTCGGGCTCGTCACGGGGGCGGGCGAGGCGGTGGCGCTCGTGCTGCGGCTGGCCTTCGGCCCGATCGCGGACCGCACCAGGCGCTACTGGACGCTGACGATCGTCGGCTACGGGCTGACCGCGATCTGCGTGCCGCTGCTCGCGATAGCCCCACGGCTCGGCGTTGCCGGACTCGGCTTCGCCACGACCATGATCCTGCTCGAACGCTTCGGCAAGGCCGTCCGCTCGCCCTCGAAGTCGGCGCTGCTGGCGCAGGCGGCGAGCGGGGTCGGCCGCGGACGCGGGTTCGGCGTCCACAAGGCGCTCGACCAGGTCGGCGCGTTCGCCGGTCCCCTGGTGGTCGCGGGCGTGGTGGCCATCAGCTCGCTCTGGGCGGGGATGGCGGTCCTCGCCGTGCCGGGGGCGATCGCGATGGTCCTGCTCCTGGCGCTGAGGCGTCGGGTGCCGGACCCGGGGGTGTACGACGTCGCGCCCGCCCCACCGCGTCCGGGCGCCGGCGAGCGACGAGGGTGGTGGGCCGAGGCCGTCGGGGCCGGTCTCTCGGGCGACTTCTTCCGCTATGCCGTCGCCGCGTCCTTGACGACCGGGGCGCTCGTCACCTTCGGCATCATCGGCTACCACCTGACGGTGGAGGGGCTCGTGCCGGTCGCCGCCGTCCCGGTCCTCTACGCCGCCGCGATGGGGGTCGAGGCCGTCGCGGCACTGGTCGTCGGCGCGGTGTACGACCGTGCTGGCCCCCGCGTGCTGCTCCTCGTGCCGTTTCTCGTGGCCCTGGTCCCCGCCCTGGCGCTCGGCTCGGCGCTGGCGGCGGTGCTCGCGGGCGTCCTCGCGTGGGGCATCGCCCAGGGCGTGCAGGACTCGACGGTCAAGGCCGTGGTGGCCGACCTGGTCGAGGCGCCGCGCCGCGCGACGGCGTACGGCGTCTTCGCGGGGATCCAGGGGCTCCTGGCCATCGTCGGCGGGGTGGGCGCGGGCTGGCTCTACGAGCGCTCGCTGGTGGCACTGGTCGTCGTCGTGGCGCTCACCCAGCTGGTGGCGCTGGGGCTGCTGCTCGACACGTTCAGGCGCTCAGCACGCCTGCACCGAGCAGGATGA
- the corA gene encoding magnesium/cobalt transporter CorA has translation MIVDNALYHRGKRVPLGEGDQSLGHARVPCAPGDFQWIGIHDPSPDELQLIADTFDLHPLAVEDAGDSHQRPKLEHYGDTLFLVLKTLWYVDEEDAVETGEINMFVGADFVVTVRHGEGIDLADSRKDLEERAQVLEHGPMGVMYAICDRVVDEYERVGAALEEDVDEVEESVFSPARTDDSTRIYVLKREIAEVRRAVGPLREPMRKFSMHSDTVPTIRTPIPITAETATYFRDVSDHLQRVSEVIDSLDILLSTAFDGHLARISVQQNEDMRKISAGAALVVVPTLIAGIYGMNFDHMPELHWTYGYPFAMALMAGVAAGLFALFKKSGWL, from the coding sequence GTGATCGTGGACAACGCCCTCTACCACCGGGGCAAGCGGGTGCCCCTCGGCGAGGGCGACCAGAGCCTGGGCCACGCGCGCGTCCCGTGCGCGCCCGGCGACTTCCAGTGGATCGGCATCCACGACCCGAGCCCCGACGAGCTCCAGCTCATCGCGGACACCTTCGACCTGCACCCGCTCGCGGTCGAGGACGCCGGCGACTCCCACCAGCGCCCGAAGCTCGAGCACTACGGCGACACGCTCTTCCTGGTCCTCAAGACGCTCTGGTACGTCGACGAGGAGGACGCGGTCGAGACCGGCGAGATCAACATGTTCGTCGGCGCCGACTTCGTGGTGACCGTGCGCCACGGCGAGGGCATCGACCTCGCCGACTCCCGCAAGGACCTCGAGGAGCGCGCGCAGGTGCTCGAGCACGGCCCGATGGGGGTCATGTACGCCATCTGCGACCGCGTCGTCGACGAGTACGAGCGCGTCGGCGCCGCCCTCGAGGAGGACGTCGACGAGGTGGAGGAGTCGGTCTTCTCCCCCGCCCGCACCGACGACTCGACCCGCATCTACGTCCTCAAGCGCGAGATCGCCGAGGTGCGTCGCGCGGTGGGACCGCTGCGCGAGCCGATGCGGAAGTTCTCGATGCACTCCGACACCGTGCCGACGATCCGCACGCCCATCCCGATCACGGCCGAGACCGCGACCTACTTCCGTGACGTCTCCGACCACCTCCAGCGGGTCTCGGAGGTGATCGACAGCCTCGACATCCTGCTGTCGACGGCCTTCGACGGCCACCTGGCACGGATCTCGGTGCAGCAGAACGAGGACATGCGCAAGATCTCCGCGGGCGCCGCCCTCGTCGTGGTGCCGACGCTGATCGCCGGGATCTACGGCATGAACTTCGACCACATGCCCGAGCTGCACTGGACCTACGGCTACCCCTTCGCGATGGCGCTGATGGCCGGGGTCGCGGCCGGGCTGTTCGCGCTGTTCAAGAAGTCCGGGTGGCTGTGA
- a CDS encoding histidine phosphatase family protein, which translates to MATVILVRHGRSTANATGVLAGRLPGVHLDDAGVKQAVAVGERLAGVRLSAAVTSPLERCRETCREVTRPQVTPLRASTDKQLSECDYGDWQGRALKDLAKEKLWKTVQTQPSAATFPGGESMRAMQDRAVAAIRRHDARISAEHGDDAVWLAVSHGDVIKSILADALGTHLDLFQRIHVDPASVSIVRYTDSRPFVLGTNTHAGDLSWLTPPKKSRRRRSSDAAVGGGAGPQATPETQTATS; encoded by the coding sequence GTGGCTACCGTCATCCTCGTCCGACACGGTCGTTCGACCGCCAACGCGACCGGCGTCCTGGCCGGACGCCTGCCCGGCGTGCACCTCGACGACGCCGGCGTGAAGCAGGCCGTCGCGGTGGGCGAGCGGCTGGCAGGCGTACGCCTCTCCGCAGCCGTCACGAGCCCGCTCGAGCGCTGCCGCGAGACGTGCCGCGAGGTCACCCGGCCCCAGGTGACGCCGCTCCGAGCCAGCACCGACAAGCAGCTCTCCGAGTGCGACTACGGCGACTGGCAGGGCCGGGCACTGAAGGACCTGGCCAAGGAGAAGCTCTGGAAGACCGTCCAGACGCAGCCGTCGGCCGCGACCTTCCCCGGCGGGGAGTCGATGCGCGCCATGCAGGACCGCGCGGTCGCGGCGATCCGACGCCACGACGCGCGGATCTCGGCCGAGCACGGTGACGACGCGGTGTGGCTGGCCGTGAGTCACGGTGACGTCATCAAGTCGATCCTCGCCGACGCGCTGGGGACCCACCTCGACCTCTTCCAGCGCATCCACGTCGACCCGGCGTCGGTGTCGATCGTGCGCTACACCGACTCGCGCCCCTTCGTGCTCGGCACCAACACCCACGCAGGTGACCTGTCGTGGCTGACCCCGCCGAAGAAGTCCCGCCGTCGTCGCAGCAGCGACGCCGCAGTCGGCGGCGGTGCGGGCCCGCAGGCCACCCCCGAGACCCAGACAGCGACGTCCTAG
- a CDS encoding DUF3090 domain-containing protein, with protein MPVVHRFDPPERFVAGTVGEPGQRTFFLQAREGTRLVSVSLEKQQVAALAERIDQLLDELMRAAGGELLIPAIAPRDMVDGQPLEQPIEEEFRAGTMTLSWDGTDERVVIEVFPFTEAAVVSPEQLQEDLEDLLEPEPEEIFLVRITAAAARSFVERSRSVIGAGRPDCPFCGEPVDPDGHLCVRANGFRRRDP; from the coding sequence ATGCCCGTCGTGCACCGCTTCGACCCGCCCGAGCGCTTCGTCGCCGGCACCGTTGGCGAGCCCGGCCAGCGCACCTTCTTCCTCCAGGCCCGCGAGGGCACCCGGCTGGTCAGCGTGTCGCTGGAGAAGCAGCAGGTGGCGGCTCTCGCCGAGCGCATCGACCAGCTCCTCGACGAGCTCATGCGCGCGGCCGGCGGCGAGCTCCTGATCCCCGCGATCGCCCCGCGCGACATGGTGGACGGCCAGCCGCTGGAGCAGCCGATCGAGGAGGAGTTCCGCGCCGGCACCATGACGCTCTCGTGGGACGGCACCGACGAGCGCGTGGTCATCGAGGTGTTCCCCTTCACCGAGGCCGCCGTCGTGTCGCCCGAGCAGCTCCAGGAGGACCTCGAGGACCTGCTCGAGCCGGAGCCGGAGGAGATCTTCCTCGTCCGCATCACCGCCGCTGCCGCCCGTTCCTTCGTCGAGCGGTCCCGCTCGGTGATCGGCGCGGGCCGGCCGGACTGCCCGTTCTGCGGCGAGCCCGTGGACCCCGACGGCCACCTGTGCGTGCGCGCCAACGGCTTCCGGCGCCGTGACCCCTGA
- a CDS encoding SCO1664 family protein: protein MTPDLPEGFPTGELTLHGRVLPASNATFVGELGGVRVVYKPVAGERPLWDFPDHTLAGREVASYAVSEALGWDIVPPTVLGDGPHGPGMVQLWREEDEDQAPVDIVAEGELPPGYRHVFDGLDAHDQPVALVHEDTPALRRMALFDVVVNNADRKGGHVLPMPDGHRHGVDHGLTFHLEHKLRTVLWGWVGEPITDDEASGLRRLAAALEGPLGTTLTDLLAEAEVAMTVARVERMLARGEFPGPATSSYPVIPWPPF from the coding sequence GTGACCCCTGACCTTCCCGAGGGCTTCCCGACCGGGGAGCTGACGCTCCACGGGCGCGTCCTGCCGGCCTCCAACGCGACCTTCGTCGGTGAGCTCGGCGGGGTGCGCGTGGTCTACAAGCCGGTCGCGGGGGAGCGACCCCTGTGGGACTTCCCCGACCACACCCTGGCCGGGCGTGAGGTGGCGTCGTACGCCGTCTCCGAGGCGCTCGGCTGGGACATCGTGCCGCCCACGGTCCTCGGCGACGGCCCGCACGGGCCCGGCATGGTGCAGCTGTGGCGCGAGGAGGACGAGGACCAGGCGCCGGTGGACATCGTCGCCGAGGGCGAGCTGCCCCCGGGCTACCGCCACGTCTTCGACGGCCTCGACGCCCACGACCAGCCCGTCGCGCTGGTCCACGAGGACACTCCCGCGCTGCGGCGGATGGCGCTCTTCGACGTGGTGGTCAACAACGCCGACCGCAAGGGTGGCCACGTCCTGCCGATGCCCGACGGCCACCGCCACGGCGTGGACCACGGGCTGACCTTCCACCTCGAGCACAAGCTGCGCACGGTGCTGTGGGGCTGGGTGGGCGAGCCGATCACCGACGACGAGGCCTCCGGGCTCCGGCGCCTCGCCGCCGCGCTCGAGGGACCGCTCGGCACCACGCTCACCGACCTGCTGGCCGAGGCCGAGGTGGCGATGACCGTGGCGCGCGTCGAGCGGATGCTGGCGCGTGGCGAGTTCCCGGGTCCCGCCACCTCGTCGTACCCCGTCATCCCCTGGCCGCCGTTCTGA
- the mshC gene encoding cysteine--1-D-myo-inosityl 2-amino-2-deoxy-alpha-D-glucopyranoside ligase has product MRAWSSPDVPRLPVTGPVVRVHDTAAGSLVETRPEGPARLYVCGITPYDATHMGHAATYVGFDLLHRAWRNAGHDVTYVQNVTDVDDPLLERAAKVKVDWVELAERETQLFRDDMEALRVLPPAHYIGAVESIPQVITLIERLDQAGAVYRVDDDLYFSVTADADFGSVSHMDRETMLQIFAERGGDPDRAGKKDPLDCLLWRAERPGEPAWDSPWGPGRPGWHIECTAIALDHLGTAFDVQGGGSDLVFPHHEMSAGHGQVAHPGERFAQAYAHAGMVAYDGEKMSKSKGNLVFVSALRMSEVDPMAIRLVLLRHHYRSDWEWTDDQLWDAVDTLATWRRALALGAGAQAAPVVDRVLSALADDLDAPTAVAAVQEWVEATLGTTGLAETSDREAAATIHRLLDAALGLSL; this is encoded by the coding sequence ATGCGTGCCTGGTCGTCCCCCGACGTTCCCCGACTGCCCGTGACGGGCCCGGTGGTTCGCGTGCACGACACCGCCGCCGGCTCCCTCGTCGAGACCCGTCCCGAGGGCCCGGCCCGCCTCTACGTCTGCGGCATCACGCCCTACGACGCGACCCACATGGGCCACGCCGCGACCTACGTCGGCTTCGACCTGCTCCACCGCGCGTGGCGCAACGCCGGCCACGACGTGACCTACGTCCAGAACGTCACCGACGTGGACGACCCGCTGCTCGAGCGGGCCGCGAAGGTCAAGGTCGACTGGGTCGAGCTGGCCGAGCGCGAGACGCAGCTCTTCCGCGACGACATGGAGGCCCTGCGCGTCCTGCCGCCGGCGCACTACATCGGCGCCGTCGAGTCGATCCCGCAGGTGATCACGCTCATCGAGCGCCTCGACCAGGCGGGTGCGGTCTACCGCGTCGACGACGACCTCTACTTCTCCGTGACCGCCGACGCGGACTTCGGGTCGGTCTCACACATGGACCGCGAGACCATGCTGCAGATCTTCGCCGAGCGAGGCGGCGACCCTGACCGCGCAGGCAAGAAGGACCCGCTGGACTGCCTGCTGTGGCGTGCCGAGCGTCCGGGCGAGCCCGCGTGGGACAGCCCGTGGGGTCCGGGGCGTCCCGGCTGGCACATCGAGTGCACCGCGATCGCCCTCGACCACCTCGGCACCGCCTTCGACGTCCAGGGGGGTGGGAGCGACCTGGTCTTCCCGCACCACGAGATGTCGGCCGGCCACGGCCAGGTCGCGCACCCCGGCGAGCGGTTCGCGCAGGCGTACGCCCACGCCGGCATGGTCGCCTACGACGGCGAGAAGATGTCGAAGTCCAAGGGCAACCTCGTCTTCGTGTCCGCGCTGCGGATGAGCGAGGTCGACCCGATGGCCATCCGGCTCGTGCTGCTGCGCCACCACTACCGCAGTGACTGGGAGTGGACCGACGACCAGCTGTGGGACGCCGTCGACACCCTCGCCACCTGGCGGCGTGCGCTGGCCCTGGGCGCGGGCGCGCAAGCCGCTCCGGTCGTGGATCGCGTCCTCTCCGCTCTCGCCGACGACCTCGACGCCCCCACCGCGGTGGCGGCCGTCCAGGAGTGGGTCGAGGCCACCCTCGGCACCACCGGGCTCGCCGAGACCTCCGACCGTGAGGCGGCCGCGACCATCCACCGGCTCCTCGACGCGGCGCTGGGCCTCTCGCTCTGA
- a CDS encoding PAC2 family protein, producing the protein MIEFDDVQDLVSPVVIAAFEGWNDAADAASGLVDHLIEEWKAEVIGAIDPEEFYDFQVNRPIIATDHNGHRRLTWPTTRIAVARPAELDRDVILVRGIEPNMKWRQFCAELLAACDDLGAELVVTLGALLADSPHTRPIPVSGTATEPELVDRLNVEQSSYEGPTGIVGVFNDACSQLDIPAVSYWAAVPHYVAQPPCPKATLALLGQLEELLEAPMPLGDLVEDAKAWERGVDELAAEDEDVADYVRALEETRDTAELPEASGEAIAREFERYLKRRDTD; encoded by the coding sequence GTGATCGAGTTCGACGACGTGCAGGACCTGGTCTCCCCCGTGGTGATCGCCGCCTTCGAGGGGTGGAACGACGCGGCCGACGCGGCGTCCGGTCTGGTCGACCACCTCATCGAGGAGTGGAAGGCCGAGGTCATCGGGGCGATCGACCCCGAGGAGTTCTACGACTTCCAGGTCAACCGCCCGATCATCGCCACCGACCACAACGGTCACCGCCGGCTCACCTGGCCCACGACCCGCATCGCGGTCGCCCGCCCGGCCGAGCTGGACCGCGACGTCATCCTCGTGCGCGGCATCGAGCCCAACATGAAGTGGCGCCAGTTCTGCGCCGAGCTGCTCGCCGCCTGCGACGACCTCGGCGCCGAGCTCGTGGTCACCCTCGGTGCACTGCTCGCCGACAGCCCCCACACGCGTCCGATCCCCGTCAGCGGCACCGCGACCGAGCCCGAGCTGGTCGACCGGCTCAACGTCGAGCAGTCGAGCTACGAGGGCCCCACCGGGATCGTCGGCGTCTTCAACGACGCGTGCAGCCAGCTCGACATCCCGGCCGTGTCCTACTGGGCCGCGGTCCCCCACTACGTCGCCCAGCCGCCCTGCCCCAAGGCCACCCTCGCGCTGCTCGGCCAGCTCGAGGAGCTGCTGGAGGCTCCGATGCCCCTCGGCGACCTCGTCGAGGACGCCAAGGCCTGGGAACGCGGTGTCGACGAGCTCGCGGCTGAGGACGAGGACGTGGCCGACTACGTCCGCGCGCTCGAGGAGACCCGCGACACCGCCGAGCTCCCCGAGGCCAGCGGCGAGGCGATCGCCCGGGAGTTCGAGCGCTACCTCAAGCGTCGCGACACCGACTGA